A window of Mucilaginibacter paludis DSM 18603 contains these coding sequences:
- a CDS encoding SusC/RagA family TonB-linked outer membrane protein — MTVYSQKKVIRYSESSFKSIFILAFIVLLSLSSLSLYAQNIKIQGRVLDPAGQSVPGASIRVKGTQNGVTTDANGNFQLSAPGNSTLEVSFIGYATQEKAVNNQTKITITLVSDTKTLQDVVVIGYGSQRRESVTGSVASISGANLNAVPSANIAQALQGRLAGVDVQQSSTKPGATAQIRIRGTRSINASNDPLIVLDGIPFAGTIADISPDDIKSVDILKDASATAIYGSRGSNGVVLITTRKGSTGQAPQISYNGYGMVKDVMKYQMMQSEQYLALRKRAGLYTAPGTDEDATGNTNTDWQDLFYRKPATTQNHDINVTGATSSKGTYKFGVGYYRDEAPIPLSQYNRISLRGSVDQEIGKYFRIGFTTNDNYSITDGANLGMYGVLNMSPLANPFNSDGSTKRLVVLPADQPWVYTRETLAALGDKYVNTTKDLASYNSAYVDMKIPGVEGLRYHLNLGGNIRTSNSGSYTGVGVFNTDPNNPNTASIGNSRTTQWTVENLLFYDKTFAQKHNLNVTALYSSEQTTYNASNISRKNIAGDSFQFYNLGQTSSGSNDDITIDPNNQAYNQSGLMSLMGRIIYTYDDRYLLTATYRRDASSRLATGHKWHDYPAVSIGWNINKESFMQNLSWVNSLKLRVGYGETSNQSVAPYATLGQLSVRPYNFGATNANGYYVTQLPNPDLGWEYSKTKNLGLDFSLFNNRLTGTAEAYITETDNLLLSVGLPATSGVSSYTGNVGSTSNKGFEITLNGVIINNKNGWTWEAGVNFYRNVNRITALASGQQQDVNNWLFVGHPLNVIYDYKKIGIWQASEAATVKQYEGPAGVPGMVKVLYTGTYNPDGSPTRNISAADQQVLDADPDFQGGFNTRVAYKAFDFSIVGAFVHGGILNSTLYGANGYLNLESGRAGQINIDYWTPDNPNAQFPDPASPKSSNNPKYGSTSGYFDASYMKIRAITLGYNVAGKWLKSAGIKKLHVYTTAQNPFIFFSPYYKLSKQDPEPNSYANDSSNMAVAYGSGQSRLLTVGYNTPSTRNYLLGLNVTF; from the coding sequence ATGACAGTTTACTCACAAAAAAAGGTAATTAGGTATAGTGAATCTAGCTTTAAAAGCATCTTTATTTTAGCTTTTATTGTATTACTATCTCTTTCTTCCTTATCGCTTTATGCGCAAAACATCAAAATTCAAGGACGGGTTCTGGATCCTGCCGGTCAATCGGTACCCGGAGCCTCCATTCGGGTGAAAGGGACTCAAAACGGCGTGACAACGGATGCCAACGGTAATTTCCAGCTCTCTGCACCCGGTAATTCAACGCTTGAAGTATCTTTTATTGGTTATGCCACACAGGAGAAAGCGGTCAATAACCAAACAAAAATCACGATTACCTTGGTTTCTGACACCAAAACCTTACAGGACGTGGTGGTGATCGGCTATGGCAGTCAGCGCAGGGAATCTGTCACCGGTTCAGTGGCTTCCATTAGCGGAGCTAATTTGAATGCCGTTCCTTCCGCTAACATCGCCCAGGCTTTGCAGGGCCGTTTAGCTGGCGTAGATGTTCAGCAAAGCTCCACCAAGCCTGGTGCTACCGCGCAGATCCGTATCCGCGGCACCCGCTCTATTAATGCATCAAATGATCCGCTGATCGTATTGGACGGTATCCCTTTCGCAGGAACAATTGCTGATATCAGTCCGGACGATATTAAAAGCGTTGATATTCTTAAAGATGCTTCTGCCACTGCGATCTATGGGTCCCGGGGTTCAAACGGAGTTGTCCTGATTACGACCCGTAAAGGTAGCACAGGGCAGGCGCCCCAAATTTCTTACAACGGTTATGGTATGGTAAAAGACGTAATGAAGTATCAGATGATGCAGTCTGAGCAATACCTTGCCCTTAGGAAAAGAGCCGGTTTATACACCGCTCCAGGTACGGATGAGGACGCCACGGGAAATACGAATACCGATTGGCAGGACCTGTTTTACAGAAAGCCGGCAACTACGCAAAACCATGATATCAATGTAACTGGTGCCACTTCCAGCAAAGGAACTTACAAATTTGGTGTTGGTTATTACAGGGACGAAGCCCCTATACCTTTATCTCAGTATAACCGTATTTCGTTGCGCGGATCTGTTGATCAGGAAATCGGCAAATATTTTCGTATCGGATTTACGACAAATGATAACTACAGCATTACGGATGGTGCCAACCTGGGCATGTACGGTGTTTTGAACATGTCGCCGCTGGCTAACCCTTTCAATTCCGACGGGTCCACGAAGAGACTCGTTGTTTTGCCGGCAGACCAGCCTTGGGTATATACCAGAGAAACGCTGGCTGCTTTGGGCGATAAATACGTCAATACAACTAAAGACCTGGCTTCTTATAACTCTGCTTACGTTGATATGAAGATCCCGGGAGTAGAGGGCTTGAGGTATCATCTTAATCTGGGAGGGAACATCCGTACGAGTAATTCAGGCAGCTATACAGGCGTGGGCGTATTTAACACTGATCCCAACAATCCTAATACTGCCTCGATAGGTAATTCGCGGACAACGCAATGGACGGTTGAGAATTTGCTTTTTTATGACAAGACTTTTGCTCAAAAACACAACCTGAACGTAACGGCGTTATACTCATCAGAGCAGACAACCTATAATGCGTCAAATATCAGCAGAAAGAATATCGCAGGCGATAGCTTTCAATTCTACAATTTAGGACAAACTTCAAGCGGCAGCAACGATGATATTACGATCGATCCTAATAATCAAGCGTACAACCAAAGCGGATTAATGTCTTTGATGGGCCGTATCATCTATACTTATGACGATAGATATTTACTTACCGCAACTTACCGCCGTGATGCTTCCTCCAGACTAGCTACAGGACATAAGTGGCATGACTATCCGGCTGTTTCCATTGGTTGGAATATCAATAAAGAGTCATTTATGCAAAATCTCAGTTGGGTAAATAGTTTGAAGCTTAGGGTCGGTTATGGGGAAACATCCAATCAATCAGTAGCACCTTATGCGACACTAGGTCAGTTAAGTGTACGACCTTACAACTTTGGTGCAACCAACGCCAACGGTTACTACGTTACCCAGCTACCTAATCCTGATCTTGGCTGGGAATATTCTAAGACCAAGAACCTGGGCCTGGATTTCTCTTTATTCAATAATCGACTCACCGGTACCGCTGAAGCCTATATCACCGAAACGGATAACCTTTTACTAAGTGTCGGCTTGCCTGCAACATCAGGAGTAAGCAGTTATACAGGTAACGTAGGTTCGACATCGAACAAAGGTTTTGAGATCACTTTGAATGGCGTGATCATCAACAACAAGAATGGATGGACCTGGGAAGCAGGTGTTAACTTTTACCGTAATGTTAACCGTATAACTGCACTGGCATCCGGACAGCAACAAGATGTAAACAATTGGTTGTTTGTTGGACATCCGCTTAACGTGATATATGACTACAAGAAAATTGGCATATGGCAAGCAAGCGAAGCTGCTACCGTAAAGCAGTATGAAGGACCTGCGGGCGTTCCCGGAATGGTTAAAGTGCTCTATACCGGAACATATAATCCTGATGGCTCTCCTACCCGAAACATCAGTGCTGCTGATCAACAGGTGCTGGATGCTGATCCCGACTTTCAGGGAGGTTTTAATACCCGGGTTGCCTACAAAGCGTTCGACTTTTCGATAGTCGGCGCCTTTGTACATGGAGGTATTTTAAACAGCACCTTATACGGCGCAAACGGTTACCTGAACTTGGAGTCTGGTAGGGCCGGTCAGATCAATATCGACTATTGGACACCAGATAACCCGAACGCCCAGTTCCCTGATCCTGCCAGTCCGAAAAGCAGTAACAATCCTAAATATGGGTCTACTTCAGGTTATTTCGACGCCTCTTACATGAAGATACGTGCCATAACCTTAGGCTATAATGTTGCTGGCAAATGGTTGAAGTCAGCCGGAATCAAAAAGCTGCATGTTTATACTACCGCTCAGAATCCGTTTATCTTCTTCTCGCCCTATTACAAACTTTCTAAACAGGACCCCGAGCCTAACAGCTACGCTAACGATAGCTCAAATATGGCAGTTGCTTACGGTAGCGGACAAAGTCGGTTGCTGACCGTAGGTTATAATACGCCGAGTACACGTAACTATTTATTAGGATTAAACGTAACATTTTAA
- a CDS encoding IS630 family transposase (programmed frameshift), whose translation MIKYRVTLTEEERGRLSAIISKGSHSAQQYRNAYILLNCDESGLGEKIINEEVSRVLKVSMRMIDRVKQRFVEDGFEACLDRKPIIKTKAKKIDGEAEAHLIALSCGKAPEGFSKWSLRLLADKMVELKYVEDISYETIRKTFKKNELKPWKVKGWVIPPHQSSDFVANMEHLLDVYKRPYSQEFPVVCMDESPKQLITETRLPIPMKPGQDAREDFEYARCGVANIFLASEPLNGKRYVEVTERKTKTDWAKFIKQIADDWYPKVTKITLVMDNLGTHKPAALYEAFEPKEAKRLRDRFEFVYTPKHGSWLNMAEIELNVLMGQCLNRRIDNIKKMQKEVLAWQTHRNNKEATINWQFTNDDARIKLKRLYPTILT comes from the exons ATGATAAAGTATAGAGTAACGTTAACAGAAGAAGAGCGGGGGCGGCTAAGTGCAATAATCAGCAAGGGTTCTCACAGTGCCCAACAGTATCGCAATGCTTATATTTTATTGAATTGCGATGAAAGTGGACTTGGGGAAAAGATCATCAACGAAGAAGTCAGCCGTGTTTTAAAAGTAAGCATGCGAATGATTGACCGGGTCAAACAGCGTTTTGTTGAAGACGGTTTTGAAGCGTGCCTGGACCGTAAGCCTATAATCAAGACAAAAGCAAAAAAAATAGACGGGGAAGCCGAGGCGCATTTAATAGCATTAAGTTGTGGCAAAGCACCCGAAGGCTTTTCAAAATGGTCGCTACGTTTATTGGCTGATAAAATGGTTGAGTTGAAATATGTAGAAGATATTTCCTATGAAACGATAAGAAAGACGT TTAAAAAAAACGAGTTAAAACCCTGGAAAGTAAAAGGCTGGGTAATACCACCGCACCAAAGCAGTGATTTTGTTGCTAATATGGAGCATTTGCTGGATGTATATAAACGACCTTATAGCCAAGAGTTTCCGGTCGTTTGTATGGATGAGTCCCCAAAACAGCTGATTACAGAAACACGGTTGCCCATCCCAATGAAACCCGGACAAGATGCTCGGGAAGATTTTGAATATGCGCGTTGCGGGGTAGCCAATATATTCTTGGCATCAGAGCCATTGAACGGGAAAAGATATGTGGAGGTGACAGAACGGAAAACAAAAACAGACTGGGCAAAATTCATCAAACAAATAGCCGACGATTGGTACCCGAAAGTCACTAAAATAACCTTGGTAATGGATAACCTTGGCACACATAAACCAGCAGCGTTGTACGAGGCCTTTGAGCCGAAAGAAGCCAAACGACTAAGGGACAGGTTTGAATTTGTTTACACCCCAAAGCATGGCAGTTGGTTGAACATGGCAGAAATAGAGTTAAATGTTTTGATGGGACAATGTCTAAACCGAAGGATTGACAATATCAAAAAGATGCAAAAAGAAGTGTTGGCCTGGCAAACCCACCGAAACAATAAAGAAGCTACCATTAACTGGCAATTTACAAATGACGATGCAAGGATTAAACTCAAACGCCTTTACCCGACAATTTTAACTTGA
- a CDS encoding glycoside hydrolase family 43 protein yields the protein MTLAEPLIRSIYTADPSAHVFNGKIYIYPSHDIDAGIPENDNGDHFAMRDYHILSMDKIGGKVTDHGVAIDIEDIPWAGRQLWAPDAAYKNGTYFLYFPVKDKSDVFHIGVATSKNPAGPFKAQPRPIPGSFSIDPAVFTDTNGSSYMYFGGIWGGQLQRWATGKYDANGSKTDLGKDNEPALSCKVVKMSKDMLHFDGKVKDVIILDKQGKQLLTKDHDHRFFEGSWMHKYHGKYYFSYSTGDTHYLEYAIGDKPFGPFVYQGIFMKPVQGWTTHHSIVEFKGKWYIFYHDTELSGKTHLRNIKVTELHHNADGSIAMIDPFKK from the coding sequence GTGACACTAGCTGAACCGCTTATCAGATCAATCTATACCGCCGATCCATCGGCCCACGTTTTTAACGGCAAGATATACATTTACCCATCGCATGATATTGACGCGGGCATCCCCGAAAACGATAACGGCGATCATTTTGCCATGCGCGATTATCATATTCTATCGATGGATAAAATTGGCGGCAAAGTTACCGACCATGGTGTAGCAATTGATATTGAAGATATACCGTGGGCAGGTCGCCAGCTATGGGCTCCCGATGCCGCGTATAAAAACGGCACTTACTTTTTATACTTCCCCGTAAAAGATAAAAGTGACGTGTTCCATATCGGTGTGGCTACTTCAAAAAATCCGGCAGGGCCATTTAAGGCACAACCACGACCTATACCGGGCAGCTTCAGTATCGATCCTGCTGTGTTTACCGATACGAATGGTTCGTCGTACATGTACTTTGGTGGCATATGGGGCGGACAACTGCAACGCTGGGCAACCGGCAAGTACGATGCCAATGGTTCAAAAACCGACTTAGGTAAAGACAATGAACCTGCCCTAAGCTGTAAAGTGGTAAAAATGAGTAAGGATATGCTGCATTTTGACGGTAAGGTTAAAGATGTCATCATATTGGATAAACAAGGCAAGCAATTACTGACTAAGGATCACGACCATCGCTTTTTTGAAGGCTCGTGGATGCATAAATATCACGGCAAGTACTACTTTTCGTACTCAACAGGTGATACTCATTATTTGGAATATGCCATTGGCGACAAGCCATTTGGCCCGTTTGTATACCAGGGCATATTTATGAAACCCGTACAAGGCTGGACAACCCACCACTCTATTGTTGAGTTTAAAGGTAAGTGGTATATTTTCTATCATGATACCGAACTATCTGGCAAAACTCACCTGCGTAATATTAAAGTAACCGAGCTGCATCACAATGCCGATGGCAGTATCGCTATGATTGACCCGTTTAAAAAGTAA
- a CDS encoding sialate O-acetylesterase: protein MRSLTTLLTGILLLLFTTINAQIRLPYLVSDGMVLQRDSKVNIWGWAAPAEKVSIAFNGKTYKTTTGVDGKWIYALPAMKTGGPYTMDISGSNRVTLHNILVGDVWFCSGQSNMVVKVERVKEKYPDEIASANYPQIRNFLIPTASDVSKIHNDLPPGKWMEASPKNVGDFGAVSWFFAKHLYLKYHVPIGIINSSVGGTPIQAWISAEGIKQIPQYAKRLEQFQDTAYLNKIMKPMRPTPKPFKQLDKGLNGDIKWFDVNYVPKDWHHFWLPGYWADQGIKGLNGVVWFRKEIEVPAGMTGQPAKLLMGRIVDADQVYVNGVLVGNTTYQYPPRRYTIPANLLKAGKNIIVVRITNTIGKGGFVPDKPYNLIVDDQKIDLRGDCQYKVGQAYAPGDIPFGGGFSAQNEPTGLYNTMVAPAINYTIKGFVWYQGEANTGRAAEYNQLLPALIADWRAKWNEGTLPFLYAQLPNFMEVQYLPSESQWAELREAELNSLSVPNTGMAVAIDAGEWNDIHPLSKKPIGERLALAAEKLAYGDNNIVASGPIYQSAKVEGGKITITFSNIGGGLIAKGGGELNQFAIAGADKKFVWAKAVIDGDKVIVSNPDVTNPMYVRYAWADNPDGANLYNKEDLPASPFRTDGK from the coding sequence ATGAGATCACTAACCACGCTGCTGACAGGCATTTTACTGCTTTTATTTACCACTATAAACGCGCAAATACGCCTGCCTTACCTGGTTAGCGATGGTATGGTGCTGCAACGCGATAGCAAAGTAAACATTTGGGGCTGGGCAGCGCCTGCCGAAAAGGTAAGCATCGCCTTTAATGGCAAAACCTACAAAACCACTACAGGGGTCGACGGTAAATGGATCTATGCCTTACCGGCGATGAAAACCGGAGGCCCGTATACTATGGATATCAGCGGAAGCAACCGCGTTACTCTCCATAATATTTTAGTTGGCGATGTCTGGTTTTGCTCAGGTCAATCGAACATGGTGGTCAAGGTGGAGCGTGTTAAAGAAAAATATCCTGACGAGATTGCCTCGGCAAATTACCCGCAGATCCGTAATTTTCTCATCCCGACAGCGTCTGATGTTTCCAAGATCCACAACGATCTCCCTCCCGGCAAATGGATGGAAGCTAGTCCCAAAAACGTGGGCGATTTTGGTGCAGTAAGCTGGTTTTTTGCTAAACACCTATACCTCAAATATCATGTGCCGATTGGTATTATCAACTCGAGTGTAGGCGGCACACCTATACAGGCATGGATAAGCGCCGAAGGTATTAAACAAATCCCACAATATGCAAAGCGGTTGGAGCAGTTTCAGGATACAGCTTATCTTAACAAGATAATGAAACCGATGCGTCCTACACCAAAACCATTTAAACAATTAGATAAAGGCCTTAACGGCGATATAAAATGGTTCGACGTTAATTATGTACCGAAAGACTGGCACCACTTCTGGTTGCCGGGCTACTGGGCAGACCAGGGCATTAAAGGTTTAAATGGCGTGGTGTGGTTCCGTAAAGAAATAGAGGTACCAGCAGGTATGACGGGCCAACCGGCTAAATTGTTGATGGGCCGTATTGTTGATGCCGATCAGGTTTATGTGAATGGCGTATTGGTTGGCAATACCACTTACCAGTACCCCCCTCGTCGTTATACGATCCCGGCAAACCTTTTAAAAGCCGGTAAAAATATTATTGTGGTACGCATAACCAATACCATCGGGAAAGGTGGCTTTGTGCCTGATAAGCCGTATAACCTTATAGTAGACGATCAAAAAATTGACCTCCGGGGCGATTGTCAATATAAAGTTGGTCAAGCCTATGCGCCGGGTGATATCCCTTTTGGTGGCGGATTTTCGGCACAAAACGAACCGACAGGTTTATACAATACCATGGTGGCACCGGCCATTAATTATACCATAAAAGGTTTTGTTTGGTACCAGGGCGAGGCGAATACCGGCAGGGCTGCTGAATACAATCAATTACTGCCGGCGTTAATTGCCGACTGGCGCGCCAAATGGAACGAGGGTACATTACCTTTTTTATATGCGCAGTTACCCAACTTTATGGAAGTACAATACTTACCATCCGAAAGCCAGTGGGCCGAGTTACGCGAAGCAGAATTAAATTCGCTATCGGTGCCCAATACGGGCATGGCTGTTGCCATCGACGCCGGCGAATGGAACGATATACACCCCCTAAGTAAAAAACCAATAGGCGAACGCCTGGCGCTTGCAGCAGAGAAGCTGGCCTATGGCGACAATAACATCGTAGCATCCGGGCCAATTTATCAATCGGCAAAAGTAGAAGGCGGTAAGATCACCATCACTTTTAGCAACATCGGCGGCGGTTTAATAGCCAAAGGCGGTGGCGAACTCAATCAGTTTGCTATTGCCGGTGCGGATAAAAAGTTTGTTTGGGCAAAAGCGGTTATTGATGGCGACAAGGTCATCGTATCCAACCCGGATGTAACAAATCCAATGTACGTGCGCTACGCCTGGGCCGATAACCCGGATGGTGCCAATTTATACAACAAGGAAGATTTACCGGCGTCGCCGTTCAGAACCGACGGTAAATAA
- a CDS encoding polysaccharide deacetylase family protein → MKKISIGLLASALMLTNISAIPQQGIKVWNNKQCAVVLTYDDAVDIDLDNVIPALDSVKLKGTFYIIGSSPTVNNRLDQWRAAAKNGHELGNHALFHPCDGSQPGRSWVSPDHDLSKYTIGRAVDEIRANNILLKAIDGKTDRTFAYPCGDLKIGGVDFYTALRKDFAGARGVTGGLQTAAQVDLDNIDSYMIQNQPADYMINLVKKAQETHTLLVFLFHGIGGGHSINEDRSEHTKLLRYLKAHESDIWVAPMIDVAKDINAEQGK, encoded by the coding sequence ATGAAAAAGATATCCATTGGCCTGTTGGCTTCAGCTTTGATGCTCACCAATATATCGGCAATACCACAACAAGGCATTAAGGTTTGGAACAACAAGCAATGCGCGGTGGTGTTAACTTACGATGATGCCGTGGATATCGATCTGGACAATGTTATCCCTGCGCTCGATTCGGTAAAGCTGAAGGGTACTTTTTATATCATCGGTTCATCGCCTACAGTGAACAACCGGCTTGATCAGTGGCGGGCAGCAGCTAAAAATGGTCATGAGTTAGGTAATCATGCCTTGTTTCATCCCTGCGATGGTAGCCAGCCGGGCCGCAGCTGGGTATCGCCCGATCACGATCTGAGTAAGTATACCATTGGCCGCGCGGTTGACGAGATACGAGCCAACAACATTTTATTAAAAGCTATTGATGGAAAGACCGATCGCACGTTTGCCTACCCTTGCGGGGATTTAAAAATTGGCGGTGTAGATTTCTATACTGCCCTGCGAAAAGATTTTGCTGGAGCGCGCGGTGTAACCGGCGGCTTACAAACCGCGGCACAGGTAGACCTGGATAATATTGATTCGTACATGATCCAAAACCAGCCGGCAGATTATATGATCAACCTGGTCAAAAAAGCGCAGGAAACACATACGCTACTGGTATTTCTTTTTCATGGCATTGGCGGTGGCCATAGTATTAACGAAGATCGTAGCGAACACACTAAACTACTACGTTACCTTAAAGCTCACGAAAGCGACATCTGGGTAGCGCCCATGATTGATGTGGCTAAGGACATCAACGCAGAGCAGGGAAAGTAA
- a CDS encoding glycosyl hydrolase 115 family protein gives MKTYIVRVLLIVVVSTISRFTANAGDEPKYVSAQSTPGSFALSVAGKPAAIYGGNDDYPGVIRAMKDLQTDITSVTGNRPQLFTNNEMPEKQVVLIGTIGKSTLIDGLIKSHKLDVSGIAGKWENFILQTVKKPMPGVSTALVIAGSDKRGTIYGIYDLSAQIGVSPWYWWADVPVKKQANLYVLPGRHTQGTPAVKYRGIFINDEAPAFSGWTKEKFGGVNHLAYEKVFELILRLKGNYLWPAMWNNAFNDDDKSNPVLADEYGIVMGTSHHEPMDRAQQEWKRYGNGIWDYEKNADVLKAFWKKGIENMGSKETLVTVGMRGDGDMAMTEGSNVALLEKIVKDQRQIIADVTGKDASKTPQMWALYKEVQDYYDKGLRVPDDVTLLLCDDNWGNNRKLPKLGEPKRAGGYGIYYHFDYVGDPRNYKWLNTNPISKTWEQMHLAYEYGANQVWIVNVGDIKPMEFPISFFLDYAWNPSKIPANGLQKYTEEWAAQQFAKTHAVQIANILSKYTKYNGRRKPELLNENTYSITNYREFETVAADYNNLATEAEQLWKKLPSEYKDAYFELVLHPVKACANLNQLYFTVAKNKLYAQQGRAATNETANEVKALYAKDAEISDYYNHTLANGKWDHMMDQTHIGYTYWQQPLVNKMPEVKQIDLPEAADMGVAVEGSDEAGSNTLPAFNSIDKGNRYIEIFNKGKAAFTYTIQAEPFINITNVADKVGQQKRLMVSVDWQKAPKGNHEYPIAIKGPSGKEVAVKVWINNQPANIKGFAETNGYVSIEAVHYTKAVNAEGIKWGILPDHGRTLSAVTTFPVVIAVQTLSGATPHLEYQVNLSKSGEFKLMTYVSPSLDFNNLGGLKFAVSIDGEEPQVMNLQGDNSQKAWGKHVSDNVNILTSTHTVAKPGVHTIKYWMISLGVVLQKLVLDCGGLKPSYLGPPESARL, from the coding sequence ATGAAGACATATATCGTTCGTGTTTTATTGATAGTGGTGGTATCAACCATCAGCCGGTTTACAGCCAATGCTGGCGACGAACCCAAATACGTATCTGCACAAAGTACGCCAGGTAGTTTTGCCCTATCCGTTGCGGGTAAACCTGCAGCCATCTATGGCGGCAACGACGATTATCCGGGAGTGATAAGAGCGATGAAAGACCTGCAAACAGATATTACTTCAGTTACAGGGAATAGACCTCAACTGTTTACCAATAACGAAATGCCCGAAAAACAAGTTGTGTTGATAGGCACTATTGGTAAAAGCACATTGATCGACGGATTGATTAAATCGCATAAGCTGGATGTTTCCGGAATCGCAGGTAAATGGGAAAACTTTATCCTGCAAACCGTAAAAAAACCTATGCCCGGTGTGAGCACTGCGCTGGTAATTGCCGGGAGCGATAAACGCGGAACGATATATGGCATTTACGATCTTTCGGCACAAATCGGCGTATCGCCCTGGTACTGGTGGGCCGATGTGCCGGTTAAAAAACAGGCTAACCTATATGTGCTGCCCGGCAGGCATACACAAGGCACCCCGGCTGTAAAATACCGCGGTATATTTATTAACGATGAGGCGCCTGCCTTTTCGGGATGGACGAAAGAGAAATTTGGCGGGGTTAACCATTTGGCTTACGAAAAAGTATTTGAGCTGATCCTTCGCCTGAAAGGCAACTACCTGTGGCCGGCAATGTGGAACAATGCTTTTAACGATGATGATAAATCGAACCCGGTTTTGGCCGATGAATATGGTATTGTGATGGGCACATCGCACCATGAGCCTATGGACAGGGCACAGCAGGAATGGAAACGTTATGGCAACGGGATATGGGATTATGAAAAAAATGCCGATGTACTGAAAGCCTTCTGGAAAAAAGGCATCGAAAACATGGGCAGCAAAGAAACCCTGGTTACCGTAGGCATGCGCGGCGATGGCGATATGGCCATGACCGAAGGCAGCAACGTGGCTTTGCTGGAGAAAATAGTAAAAGATCAACGCCAAATTATAGCCGACGTTACGGGCAAGGACGCATCAAAAACGCCGCAAATGTGGGCGCTATATAAAGAAGTGCAGGATTATTACGATAAAGGCTTGCGCGTACCTGATGATGTTACTTTGTTATTGTGCGATGATAATTGGGGTAATAACCGCAAACTGCCTAAACTGGGAGAACCTAAACGGGCAGGCGGTTACGGTATTTATTATCACTTTGATTACGTGGGCGATCCGCGAAATTACAAGTGGTTAAACACCAATCCAATATCAAAAACATGGGAGCAAATGCACCTGGCTTATGAGTATGGTGCCAACCAGGTTTGGATAGTGAACGTGGGTGACATCAAACCAATGGAATTCCCGATATCGTTCTTTTTGGATTATGCCTGGAACCCGAGTAAGATCCCCGCAAACGGTTTACAAAAATATACCGAAGAATGGGCAGCGCAACAATTTGCTAAAACGCATGCAGTACAAATTGCCAATATCCTATCAAAATATACCAAATACAACGGTAGGCGCAAACCCGAGCTGCTGAATGAGAATACCTATAGCATAACAAATTACCGGGAGTTTGAAACCGTAGCAGCCGACTATAATAACCTGGCAACCGAAGCTGAGCAGCTTTGGAAAAAACTACCGTCGGAATATAAAGACGCTTACTTTGAATTGGTATTACATCCAGTAAAGGCATGCGCCAACTTAAATCAGCTGTATTTTACGGTTGCCAAAAACAAGCTATATGCTCAACAGGGCAGGGCAGCGACCAACGAAACGGCTAACGAAGTAAAAGCTTTGTACGCCAAAGATGCCGAGATATCCGATTACTATAATCATACTCTGGCTAATGGTAAATGGGATCATATGATGGATCAAACACATATTGGTTATACTTACTGGCAGCAGCCGCTGGTTAACAAAATGCCCGAGGTTAAACAAATCGATCTGCCCGAAGCTGCTGATATGGGCGTAGCGGTTGAAGGATCGGATGAGGCTGGTAGTAATACTTTGCCTGCATTTAATTCGATAGATAAAGGCAACCGTTACATCGAGATATTTAACAAAGGCAAAGCCGCATTTACGTACACTATTCAAGCCGAACCGTTTATCAATATCACCAATGTGGCCGATAAAGTCGGCCAGCAAAAACGCCTAATGGTGAGCGTCGATTGGCAGAAAGCGCCAAAGGGTAATCACGAATATCCCATCGCCATTAAAGGACCAAGCGGCAAAGAGGTTGCGGTTAAGGTTTGGATAAATAACCAGCCTGCAAACATTAAAGGTTTTGCGGAGACCAACGGATATGTTTCAATAGAGGCTGTGCATTATACCAAAGCGGTAAATGCCGAGGGTATCAAATGGGGTATTTTGCCCGATCACGGCCGTACTTTATCGGCTGTAACAACATTCCCGGTTGTTATAGCTGTACAAACATTAAGTGGCGCGACGCCCCATCTGGAATATCAGGTTAACCTGAGCAAGAGCGGTGAATTTAAACTGATGACCTATGTATCACCCTCGCTCGATTTTAATAACCTGGGCGGCTTAAAGTTTGCCGTTTCGATTGACGGTGAAGAGCCACAGGTGATGAACCTGCAAGGCGATAATTCACAAAAGGCCTGGGGTAAACACGTAAGCGATAACGTTAACATTTTAACGTCGACACATACCGTTGCAAAACCTGGCGTACATACCATTAAATATTGGATGATCAGTCTTGGCGTGGTATTGCAGAAATTGGTGCTTGATTGCGGCGGATTAAAACCAAGCTATTTAGGCCCGCCGGAAAGCGCGAGGTTGTAG